In Canis lupus familiaris isolate Mischka breed German Shepherd chromosome 24, alternate assembly UU_Cfam_GSD_1.0, whole genome shotgun sequence, a single genomic region encodes these proteins:
- the RALY gene encoding RNA-binding protein Raly isoform X1 encodes MSLKIQTSNVTNKNDPKSINSRVFIGNLNTAVVKKSDVETIFSKYGRVAGCSVHKGYAFVQYANERHARAAVLGENGRVLAGQTLDINMAGEPKPNRPKGLKRAASAIYSGYSFDYDYYRDDFYDRLFDYRGRLSPVPVPRAVPVKRPRVTVPLVRRVKTTIPVKLFARSTAITAGSAKIKLKSSELQTIKTELTQIKSNIDALLGRLEQIAEEQKANPDGKKKGDSSSGSGGGSSGGSSRPPAPQEDTASEAGTPQGEAQARDDGDEEGLLTHSEEELEHSQDTDAEDGALQ; translated from the exons ATGTCCTTGAAGATCCAGACAAGCAATGTAACCAACAAGAATGACCCCAAGTCTATCAACTCTCGGGTCTTCATCGGAAACCTCAACACAGCTGTGGTGAAGAAGTCAGATGTGGAGACCATCTTCTCCAAGTATGGCCGTGTGGCCGGCTGTTCTGTGCACAAAGGCTATGCCTTTGTGCAGTATGCCAACGAGCGTCATGCCCGGGCAGCTGTGCTGGGAGAGAATGGGCGGGTGCTGGCCGGGCAGACTCTGG ATATCAACATGGCTGGAGAGCCCAAGCCTAACAGACCCAAGGGGCTAAAGAGAGCAGCATCTGCCATATACAG TGGCTACAGCTTTGACTATGATTACTACCGGGACGACTTCTACGAcag GCTCTTCGACTATAGGGGCCGCCTGTCACCTGTGCCAGTGCCCAGGGCGGTCCCTGTGAAGCGACCACGGGTCACAGTCCCCTTGGTCCGGCGCGTCAAAACCACCATACCTGTCAAGCTCTTTGCCCGCTCCACAGCCATTACTGCCGGCTCAGCCAAGATCAAGT TAAAGAGCAGTGAGCTGCAGACCATCAAGACAGAGCTGACACAGATCAAGTCCAACATCGACGCTCTACTGGGCCGCTTGGAGCAGATTGCCGAGGAGCAGAAGGCTAACCCAG ATGGCAAGAAGAAGGGCGACAGCAGCAGTGGCAGTGGTGGGGGCAGTAGTGGTGGCAGCAGCCGGCCACCAGCCCCCCAGGAGGACACAGCTTCTGAAGCAGGCACACCCCAGGGAGAAGCACAGGCCCGAGACGACGGCGATGAGGAGGGGCTGCTGACGCACAGTGAGGAAGAGCTG GAGCACAGCCAGGACACAGACGCGGAGGATGGGGCCTTGCAGTAA
- the RALY gene encoding RNA-binding protein Raly isoform X2, whose amino-acid sequence MSLKIQTSNVTNKNDPKSINSRVFIGNLNTAVVKKSDVETIFSKYGRVAGCSVHKGYAFVQYANERHARAAVLGENGRVLAGQTLDINMAGEPKPNRPKGLKRAASAIYRLFDYRGRLSPVPVPRAVPVKRPRVTVPLVRRVKTTIPVKLFARSTAITAGSAKIKLKSSELQTIKTELTQIKSNIDALLGRLEQIAEEQKANPDGKKKGDSSSGSGGGSSGGSSRPPAPQEDTASEAGTPQGEAQARDDGDEEGLLTHSEEELEHSQDTDAEDGALQ is encoded by the exons ATGTCCTTGAAGATCCAGACAAGCAATGTAACCAACAAGAATGACCCCAAGTCTATCAACTCTCGGGTCTTCATCGGAAACCTCAACACAGCTGTGGTGAAGAAGTCAGATGTGGAGACCATCTTCTCCAAGTATGGCCGTGTGGCCGGCTGTTCTGTGCACAAAGGCTATGCCTTTGTGCAGTATGCCAACGAGCGTCATGCCCGGGCAGCTGTGCTGGGAGAGAATGGGCGGGTGCTGGCCGGGCAGACTCTGG ATATCAACATGGCTGGAGAGCCCAAGCCTAACAGACCCAAGGGGCTAAAGAGAGCAGCATCTGCCATATACAG GCTCTTCGACTATAGGGGCCGCCTGTCACCTGTGCCAGTGCCCAGGGCGGTCCCTGTGAAGCGACCACGGGTCACAGTCCCCTTGGTCCGGCGCGTCAAAACCACCATACCTGTCAAGCTCTTTGCCCGCTCCACAGCCATTACTGCCGGCTCAGCCAAGATCAAGT TAAAGAGCAGTGAGCTGCAGACCATCAAGACAGAGCTGACACAGATCAAGTCCAACATCGACGCTCTACTGGGCCGCTTGGAGCAGATTGCCGAGGAGCAGAAGGCTAACCCAG ATGGCAAGAAGAAGGGCGACAGCAGCAGTGGCAGTGGTGGGGGCAGTAGTGGTGGCAGCAGCCGGCCACCAGCCCCCCAGGAGGACACAGCTTCTGAAGCAGGCACACCCCAGGGAGAAGCACAGGCCCGAGACGACGGCGATGAGGAGGGGCTGCTGACGCACAGTGAGGAAGAGCTG GAGCACAGCCAGGACACAGACGCGGAGGATGGGGCCTTGCAGTAA